From Impatiens glandulifera chromosome 7, dImpGla2.1, whole genome shotgun sequence:
CACAACTTCTCACAATCTTCATCTTTGATTTCTCTCCATTTTCAGTTTTTTAGTATGTACCAACACACACACACTTATTAAGCTTGCTTTTTATAATGCCAAATTTTAATTCCCTAATCAACCAAGAGGCAGTGTTTTGCAGCTATGAGAATAGTCAATAATTCTAATTGGTAATCGTCAATATTTAACTGGCCGTTTTGATATTACTATCTGCTACTTTGTTCATGGTCATACTTCTTATTAGCAACCACAAATATTTTTCAGTATAGTAAAACTAATTCACATTTTAGATTATGAACTCCTTTACGCATGGGACATGCTAATCTTCAATGTGTCGTTccaattttatcatatttccCCGAAGAGACAAGATTATGAACTCCATAAAATATAGAACAGAAACCAAGGGATTTGCATTCATAAAATAAGAAGCTAATACCAAAAGCACCAGCATAAAAATTATCAGTATTTTATACCCAGACTAATGTGAAAAAATAGGGTTCAGGAAGATTAACCTTCTCACCAGGCTTGAGCAACTAAATGGGTATGTGAACCAAATCTCCTCACTACTGCCAAGATGCTTGCTTGTACCGAAAGCTCTCATTGTCCCATCCTCCTTCAGGATCTTTCCTCTTCAATGCATTAGTTGTCATCTGTTGATACATCCTTTCTTGCTCTACTGCTAGTGCATGCGGACTGGCAACAAATCGTTGCCTGGATGTGAGAGATGAAGCATCATCCTTGGCCTCAATTGCCAAACTGTCCAGACCTGAATTAAGATCGAGACCCTGTCTAATCCATTTCATGTTGTCAACAACAGCACTATTGCTTCCATCTGGAAGACCAACAAAAGGTCTGTGATACTGGGATGATACTGCAGAAGGATAACTGAATAACTGTGAATTAGCAATAGGAAAGATCTTGTTTCCAGATGATGGATCCATGTAATTAGTGGATGCACATGAGAAAGCATTCCCTGGTGAAAACCATGATGAGTTTCGCACATCCATATTAGCCACTCTAAATTCTGAAGTTGGTTGCTGGGATATTATGTTGCTCCTTCTATGATGACTGAAAAACAATGCTCCATCATTTGGTTCATCAGCAATTGGTCCGTCATTTAAATCAAAGTCTCTCTTGacattaaaatttagaaatccAACAGATGAAGAAGATTTGGCTGGGGGAGAAACCTTGGTTCTACGAATGCTGCTTCCAGGACATTTCCCCACAACACCAGATTCATCAACTTCATTAAGATCAAGATCAAGCCTGCTGGAAGAAAGAGCTGATACGGTGCTGATCAGCTCAATATTGGCGAAATCAGAATTCAAGTTTTTGTTGGATATAGAAACCAATTCCTCCACAGAGCTCTGAGTAGAAAGCTCTTCAAGGATTCTTTCATCTGCCACATTAAGATCGATATCCAACACAGGTCGACTATGTTTATCAGCAGTACGATCAGGAAGAGGGTCATTAATTGAACCAAATGGCGTCTCTGGAACTTTCCTGGGTTCAGCAGGTCGAAATGCGCTTGTGGCAGCTGACCCTCTCCATCCAGGTTCTCCTTTACTCTTTAAGAGATCATCTGAATATACAAATGGTCCTTTTGCAGCTGAAGCTACAGTAATAGAAGCAGGAAGACTTCTGTTGACAGGAGAAACAGAAAAAGTAAGCGACGTAACTGAATGGGGAGGCCCTTCACGGTCTGACAAGTTGGTGACCTCTATACTCTTTGCATCATCTCCAATAACGCCTTCATTGAGATCAAACTTCATTTTCGTATTTGAATGCAACACCTTGGTAGCAGAAAAAGAAAAACCTCCAATAGGATATGCACCTCCATCTATTCTGCCTGCATTATCGTTTGGACCATCTGATCTAGTAATTGGCTCCgactcttgtgcaggaacaccAACAGGTTCAATTTGATGAATGACTTCACTAGAATGCTGACAAACACTGTCATTTTTAATCATTGTTTCCCTCCCACTCATCTTTAGTTCAGTAGCACTCTGCTTTTCACTAACTGCGGCAATGTTGTCACATTGATCAATAGATCCTTTTCCACTCACACTAATGTCATTCTTGCCTTCTGTATCATGAGGTCTTCCACCATCTGCATTATCAATATCATTCAGATGAAGATCTGTATCATCACTCTGTCCAATGCCTTCAAGACATGTAGTGCCTAAGCGCAACTTCTTATCTGAGTGGGTACTAAGATACAACCCTTCATTTCCAGAGTCTTTGTTACCATTTTCTAACGACATACCTGATGATGGGCCTTCAACATTTTCATTCAAAACACCATTAGTGGAAGGGATATTGGCCATAGCATCAGCGAACAAGGAACTGCTTCCATTTGGTCTTCCATCATGATTGCTTACAACTCTTGGCACCTTCACCGCATTCTTACTTTCCACGCCATTCAATGTTGTCTCTGGATTGACAGAGGAAGCAGGAAGAGAAAGGGAACCCATGACATCGCCTGATTTTTCATCCACCTCATTGCATGGTTCTCCACCTTGCTGAAGATCCCCAATGCAAGCTACTCCATATGTCTGTTCTGATTTGGATGAAACAGTTCCACCAGAAGATTCTATAGTTGCATGCTTAGCTAGATGATCTGATTCATCTTTAGGCCAGGAACTATTGGTACTCGCTGTAACCTGTTTCTCACTATCAACAATTGCATCATGAATAGCATGACTAGAAACCTTAGAAAGAAGATTCTCATTCAAAGGATTCATAATATCCAGTTTTTCCAAAGAAGAGTACACAACTGTCGGTGCACATCTCTGAGGGGAAAAACTAGATGAAATCAAGTCAGATTTTGCTAATACTTCCCCAGCTGCAACACTCGCAAGCAAATTCATTCCAACCTCATCACCAACTGATACAGATGCAGTGGCTTCAGAGTTCTTGACACCTTCTGAACATGCAGCTTTTGAAATTTCCAACCTCTTGACAACATCATCACAAGTATTACGATTTCCTGCTTCAGGAATTCCAGCTGGTGATGCATCACCTTCTTCAGACCCAACAAGCACCTCTTTGAAATCATTACTTTGCCACGATTCGGCATTAGCATCAGAAGCACTAGCTCCAACAAGGCTAGGTTTTTCCTTTAAATTACGGTCAGACAGATCATGGAGGATAGGAGAAGAAGCTCTACTGTTCATGGTGGAAGGATCATCAATAGATCCTTCATTGACACTGTGTGCAGGACTACAGCCTCTATTAGGGATCTTAACAGTCAATTTGTGATTACTTTCAACAACACTAGACACATCTTTTTCTGCAGCCACAGTTTTGGGAAGTGAATTTTTGTGTGATCCAGCAGGACCAGGGAGACAATTGATGAACTTTCTGTGCCTAGAAGCACCAGCTATCCTGTTGGCATTAGTTGATGCAGCAGTAGAACTCCCATCTTCCTTGCCAACTGGAAGGATTGCCTTGCCATTGTCGTTTGAACAAGATTGATCATTATTGTGAGATTGACTTGAAGTGCTATTTCGCTCCTCCCTTAAAGTGGCTGAAGGGGTAGGAGAGCTCCCAACTGCTAATCTAGACAGGGCATTGCCTGTTGCAGGTAACAAAGGTGTTTTAGTTGGACCAGCAGAAGAAAGAGATTTGGCTACTGTCTTAGGTGAAGTAGACTTTGAATCAATAGCATTCATTTCAGCCTCAACACGCTTCTTCCAAGTGTCAACTAAACCTCTTGCCTTCTTTTGAATCTCCATGTTTTTATGTGTTCTTAGATTATTGACTGATTTTCCAACATGAAACTTCTTCAGTGCCTGAAGGTTCACTGGTAACTTATCAAGAGCTCGAAGTAATATTAAGAGAAGATCCTCCACTGATTTATCAGAATCCTTTGGGCTACCATCACCAATCTTCCCTTTGTGGATATCTTGTAACCACTCATCCAATACAGACAAGCCCTTAAGATGCACAAACTCACTGAGACAATCAAACTTATCTGTAGCTGCTACAACAGAAGCAAGACGTGAACGGCCAGTCAAATCTACCTTCTTTTCGGCTCTATCAAGTTGCATGAGTTCTACAAGTCTCCCAACACCTTTCAAATCAATAAGCCCACCTTTTTCTGTTATCTTTGAGATCTCCAGTTTTAGGAAACCTTCAGGACTAAACTGACATGGATCAAGATCTTCCGTCTTTGAAGTGCGTTCTCTTTTCATTGGTTCTGAACGCCGATCAGATGGTTCTCTTTTCTTACCCTTAACATTTGAAGGGGTGGCAGGAGAAGCCTGCATATCTGAACCAGGTTTTACTTGCAAAACTGAAATCGGGATAGTAAGTGGTTTGGGGGAACGACTACTGGGCTGCATTTTTGCATGCATCTCTATCTGTGTTTTATGTAGAAGCTGGTTTACCTCTTCCTGTTGCTCCTAGACAACAAAGATTTTCAATTCACTAGATCAGCATAAGCAATGAATCAACCCAGAGGAAAACTAACTATGAGAAAATGATTAGGTcaccaaaaaaattgaaataaatacaacataagggaacaaaaaaaaacttacatcGATATAGTCTTTATCTGTTAGCCACCATAAACGATTGTAGGCAACATCATAAACTCGACGACAAACAAATGATGATATCCCTGAAGGAAGATCAACACCTTTAGGAAGGAAGGCAACTTTACATGGATGCAATAACGATGCAGCAGGGATCTCATCCTtatgaaaagaataaaagaCTTCGTTTGGGGCGGCATCCAGAAGGAAACCCTTGCCAAGCTTCACTTCACCAGGTCGATAAAGCCAATTCACACCCAACTGCAAATTGTTTTCTTTAGTGAATGTCAAACAACGGATAACTCCAATGAATGGTGGAGAATCCTGAGGCGGCTTGAAAAGAGCACAGTCCCCTACATTGATCTTGCGGCCATCCTACAATACAGAGAGCCTGACCTCAGATAATCAAAATCAAGTAAAAAGGTAACTCTATGTCtgtaaagaaaataatttcCAACCTGTGTAACCAGAAATTTACTGGAGAAAACTGGAGgaaaagttaaatttaatttgtaaaggACTTGTTTAGATACTCCCTAAGGGATCTCTTCATTCTCATTAAAGTTCAAAATTTGGAAATTTTCAACCAAATAAAGAAGACAGGCATGagaataatttaaagaaattcatTGCTTTTGTAAGATCAATGACACCAATAACCTTCAGTATTATAGTACCATCAAAATAACGAGTTTAATTTGAGCTGCAACTTTTTAAAAACATTCACTCACCATGTTGTTGAACCAGAATAAATGTGTATCATAGACAATGATGCATCAATTAGCAAAGGCAGTGTTTGACAACACAGCCTATTacttaatctaaaaaattaagTGTTTACTGAATAAgctaatttgataattgttgtttaaaattacttaattatatagattCACCTAGCTCAGATCAAGCTAAAAAGTCTAGCTTGGCTTAATTCACTAAGCTAAGGACTGAACTCGGTAATCTAGTAAGAACCGTCAAAAGACAACTTACGTATCAAGtacttcaaatatatattttttcatgtggtttattctaacatttattttttcgaAACATAACTCATCTGGCAC
This genomic window contains:
- the LOC124944624 gene encoding uncharacterized protein LOC124944624; amino-acid sequence: MVIRMDKVKIVENARLEKARKIGTCDSAESSTDCFSKDGRKINVGDCALFKPPQDSPPFIGVIRCLTFTKENNLQLGVNWLYRPGEVKLGKGFLLDAAPNEVFYSFHKDEIPAASLLHPCKVAFLPKGVDLPSGISSFVCRRVYDVAYNRLWWLTDKDYIDEQQEEVNQLLHKTQIEMHAKMQPSSRSPKPLTIPISVLQVKPGSDMQASPATPSNVKGKKREPSDRRSEPMKRERTSKTEDLDPCQFSPEGFLKLEISKITEKGGLIDLKGVGRLVELMQLDRAEKKVDLTGRSRLASVVAATDKFDCLSEFVHLKGLSVLDEWLQDIHKGKIGDGSPKDSDKSVEDLLLILLRALDKLPVNLQALKKFHVGKSVNNLRTHKNMEIQKKARGLVDTWKKRVEAEMNAIDSKSTSPKTVAKSLSSAGPTKTPLLPATGNALSRLAVGSSPTPSATLREERNSTSSQSHNNDQSCSNDNGKAILPVGKEDGSSTAASTNANRIAGASRHRKFINCLPGPAGSHKNSLPKTVAAEKDVSSVVESNHKLTVKIPNRGCSPAHSVNEGSIDDPSTMNSRASSPILHDLSDRNLKEKPSLVGASASDANAESWQSNDFKEVLVGSEEGDASPAGIPEAGNRNTCDDVVKRLEISKAACSEGVKNSEATASVSVGDEVGMNLLASVAAGEVLAKSDLISSSFSPQRCAPTVVYSSLEKLDIMNPLNENLLSKVSSHAIHDAIVDSEKQVTASTNSSWPKDESDHLAKHATIESSGGTVSSKSEQTYGVACIGDLQQGGEPCNEVDEKSGDVMGSLSLPASSVNPETTLNGVESKNAVKVPRVVSNHDGRPNGSSSLFADAMANIPSTNGVLNENVEGPSSGMSLENGNKDSGNEGLYLSTHSDKKLRLGTTCLEGIGQSDDTDLHLNDIDNADGGRPHDTEGKNDISVSGKGSIDQCDNIAAVSEKQSATELKMSGRETMIKNDSVCQHSSEVIHQIEPVGVPAQESEPITRSDGPNDNAGRIDGGAYPIGGFSFSATKVLHSNTKMKFDLNEGVIGDDAKSIEVTNLSDREGPPHSVTSLTFSVSPVNRSLPASITVASAAKGPFVYSDDLLKSKGEPGWRGSAATSAFRPAEPRKVPETPFGSINDPLPDRTADKHSRPVLDIDLNVADERILEELSTQSSVEELVSISNKNLNSDFANIELISTVSALSSSRLDLDLNEVDESGVVGKCPGSSIRRTKVSPPAKSSSSVGFLNFNVKRDFDLNDGPIADEPNDGALFFSHHRRSNIISQQPTSEFRVANMDVRNSSWFSPGNAFSCASTNYMDPSSGNKIFPIANSQLFSYPSAVSSQYHRPFVGLPDGSNSAVVDNMKWIRQGLDLNSGLDSLAIEAKDDASSLTSRQRFVASPHALAVEQERMYQQMTTNALKRKDPEGGWDNESFRYKQASWQ